A region from the Kineothrix sp. IPX-CK genome encodes:
- a CDS encoding PFL family protein has translation MINIFEVAETNQMIEKENLDVRTITLGISLLDCIDSDLNKLNEKVYHKIYDAAKDLVKTGEEISREFGIPIVNKRISVTPVALIGGAACRTTEDFASIARTLDKVAHEVGVNFIGGYSAQVSKGMTPADKLLIESIPLALSTTERVCSSINLGSTKTGINMDAVKLMGEIILQTAEYTKEDDSLGCAKLVVFCNAPDDNPFMAGAFHGVTEADKIINVGVSGPGVVKTALSKVRGENFEVLCETIKKTAFKVTRVGQLVAQEASRRLNVPFGIVDLSLAPTPAVGDSVAEILCEIGLEYAGAPGTTAALALLNDQVKKGGVMASSYVGGLSGAFIPVSEDQGMIDAVIAGALSIEKLEAMTCVCSVGLDMIAIPGDTKATTISGIIADEMAIGMINQKTTAVRLIPVIGKGVGETVEFGGLLGYAPIMPVNKFSCDDFINRGGRIPAPIHSFKN, from the coding sequence ATGATTAATATATTTGAAGTCGCGGAAACGAACCAGATGATAGAAAAAGAGAATCTGGATGTTAGGACAATTACCCTCGGTATCAGCCTGTTGGACTGTATCGATTCCGATTTAAACAAACTGAATGAAAAGGTATACCATAAAATTTATGATGCAGCGAAAGACTTGGTGAAAACCGGCGAAGAAATCTCCAGAGAGTTCGGCATTCCCATTGTAAATAAAAGGATCTCCGTAACGCCTGTCGCGCTTATCGGCGGTGCGGCATGCCGGACGACGGAGGACTTTGCTTCCATAGCGAGAACTCTGGATAAAGTAGCGCATGAGGTGGGAGTGAATTTCATCGGCGGTTATTCCGCACAGGTTTCTAAGGGGATGACTCCGGCGGACAAGCTTTTGATTGAATCCATTCCGCTTGCTCTTTCCACCACGGAGAGGGTGTGCAGTTCCATCAACTTAGGCTCGACCAAGACCGGCATCAATATGGATGCGGTAAAGCTTATGGGCGAGATTATATTACAGACTGCAGAATATACGAAGGAAGACGACTCTTTGGGCTGTGCGAAGCTTGTTGTATTTTGCAATGCGCCGGATGACAATCCGTTCATGGCGGGCGCGTTCCACGGAGTGACGGAGGCGGATAAGATTATCAATGTAGGTGTCAGCGGACCGGGAGTTGTGAAGACCGCACTGAGCAAGGTGCGGGGCGAGAACTTCGAGGTGTTGTGCGAGACGATTAAAAAGACTGCTTTTAAGGTGACGAGAGTGGGGCAGCTCGTCGCGCAGGAGGCATCCAGGCGATTGAATGTTCCTTTTGGCATCGTGGACCTGTCGTTAGCCCCCACTCCGGCGGTAGGAGACAGTGTAGCAGAGATTTTGTGCGAGATAGGACTGGAATATGCGGGTGCGCCTGGAACGACGGCTGCGCTGGCGCTTTTGAACGATCAGGTGAAGAAGGGCGGTGTCATGGCCTCTTCTTATGTGGGGGGCTTAAGCGGAGCGTTTATTCCGGTCAGCGAGGATCAGGGAATGATCGATGCGGTGATTGCAGGAGCTCTTTCCATAGAGAAGCTTGAGGCTATGACATGCGTATGCTCCGTAGGCTTGGATATGATAGCCATTCCCGGAGATACGAAGGCAACGACTATTTCCGGTATTATTGCAGACGAGATGGCTATCGGCATGATCAACCAGAAAACCACGGCGGTACGCCTTATTCCGGTCATCGGAAAAGGGGTGGGAGAGACGGTGGAATTCGGCGGCTTGTTAGGATATGCGCCGATTATGCCGGTCAACAAGTTCTCCTGCGATGATTTTATTAACCGGGGAGGAAGAATACCGGCGCCAATTCATAGCTTTAAAAATTAG
- a CDS encoding ACT domain-containing protein codes for MKRTIITVVGKDTVGIIAKVCTYLAENDINILDISQTIVQGYFNMMMIVDTNQTSRHFGDIVDELAALGEEIGVIIKCQKEEIFDTMHRI; via the coding sequence ATGAAGAGAACAATTATTACGGTAGTAGGTAAGGACACAGTGGGCATCATAGCGAAGGTATGTACATATCTTGCAGAGAACGATATTAATATCTTAGATATTTCCCAGACGATTGTTCAGGGATATTTCAATATGATGATGATTGTTGATACCAATCAGACCAGCAGGCATTTCGGAGATATCGTGGACGAGCTGGCCGCTCTCGGCGAGGAAATCGGCGTTATCATCAAATGCCAGAAGGAAGAAATCTTCGACACCATGCACAGAATATAG
- a CDS encoding MBL fold metallo-hydrolase produces MRLCSIASGSSGNCIYVGSDTTHLLVDVGISGKRTKEGLQKMGVKPEELDGIFITHEHNDHINGLGVMARKYGIPVYGTRGTLQAIKEMSSVGQIDESLFQEIEADTKITVKDMVLNPMRISHDAAEPVAYRISHGKQRLGIITDLGCYNDYTVECLKGMNALLMEANHDVNMLQVGPYPYYLKKRILGDRGHLSNELCGRLLSRILNDNLQTIILGHLSKENNLPELAYEAVRVEIAMADNEYKVNDFPIRVASRSEVSEMVVI; encoded by the coding sequence ATGCGGTTATGTAGTATAGCCAGCGGGAGCAGCGGAAACTGTATCTATGTGGGTTCCGATACGACCCATCTGCTGGTGGATGTGGGAATCAGTGGTAAAAGGACAAAAGAAGGGCTGCAAAAGATGGGAGTGAAGCCGGAGGAGTTAGACGGAATATTCATTACCCATGAGCATAACGACCATATTAACGGCTTGGGCGTAATGGCGAGAAAGTATGGAATTCCCGTTTACGGAACAAGGGGAACGCTTCAGGCGATAAAGGAGATGTCTTCGGTAGGACAAATCGATGAGTCGTTGTTTCAGGAAATCGAGGCGGATACTAAGATTACGGTAAAGGATATGGTATTGAATCCCATGCGGATATCCCATGATGCGGCTGAACCGGTGGCGTACCGTATCAGCCACGGAAAGCAGAGACTCGGTATTATTACCGACCTGGGTTGCTATAACGACTATACGGTGGAATGCTTAAAGGGAATGAACGCCCTTTTAATGGAAGCGAATCATGATGTGAATATGCTTCAGGTAGGTCCTTATCCGTATTATCTGAAAAAGAGAATATTGGGCGACAGAGGCCATTTGTCCAATGAGCTTTGCGGCAGGCTTCTTTCCCGGATATTGAATGATAATCTGCAAACGATTATTTTGGGACATCTGAGCAAGGAAAATAATCTGCCGGAGCTGGCATACGAAGCCGTAAGGGTGGAAATTGCCATGGCGGATAATGAGTACAAGGTCAATGATTTTCCGATTCGTGTGGCCAGCAGGAGCGAAGTGTCGGAAATGGTTGTAATATGA
- a CDS encoding cell division protein FtsA, with the protein MNKEHSMKKYPGQMVFGLDIGTRSIVGTVGYRNNDRFYAVAQRMKEHETRAMMDGQIHDIHKVGETIAAVKEELEAATGRKLTEACIAAAGRVLRTVNVTADCEFGSDKEVTREDIYALSTMGVEKAYGEFQALNDTDIKFYCVGYSVVRYYINHYPISNPEGHKAKVISADMIATFLPDDVVDGLYKAVGIAGLNVANMTLEPIAAIQVAIPEMYRMLNIALVDVGAGTSDISITKDGSIIAFGMIPMAGDALTETIARHCLVDFGTAEQIKRSAGELEIITYKDIMGLEQTISKAEVLEVVNPVIKEMALQISDKIKELNGGKAVSAVFVVGGGGKMEGYTDTLAEDLGIQKERVAVRGEEVMQKIEFLEENVKKDSLLVTPIGICLSFYEQSNNFIFVDFNGERVKLYDNNMLSVADAAIQAEFSNEGLFPRRGKELNFTVGQKARIVRGQLGEAAVIRVNGEVADIHTPVHGGDKIEVIASTAGEPAAMELGALNEFGDVICVTVNEKRIELPKFASVNGELQSKFYDIKENDIIELLNYYTVRQIAEFMDVIIDKKMNLYVNNKLANMDTLVYENFSVIWTMETLKLSDVEQDMEEDGEEIYDRENSDGEVYAGEAYEEVEAAGEDPAAEKASRQVPLSPEGEPVQTVENTVIAVIVNGKPVALTGKSAYVYVDVFSHIDFDLSKPQGSAVITMLNGREARYMEPLQNGDTVEIYWKK; encoded by the coding sequence ATGAACAAGGAACACTCAATGAAAAAGTATCCGGGACAGATGGTTTTTGGCTTAGATATCGGAACGAGAAGCATTGTCGGTACGGTAGGGTACCGCAATAACGATCGTTTTTACGCTGTGGCACAGCGCATGAAGGAGCATGAGACCCGGGCCATGATGGACGGGCAGATTCACGATATACATAAGGTGGGAGAGACGATAGCAGCCGTGAAAGAGGAGCTTGAGGCGGCTACCGGGCGCAAGCTGACGGAGGCATGTATTGCGGCAGCAGGCCGTGTGCTCCGTACGGTGAATGTGACGGCGGACTGCGAATTTGGCAGCGATAAGGAAGTCACAAGGGAGGACATTTATGCCCTTTCCACCATGGGCGTGGAGAAGGCATACGGGGAGTTCCAGGCCTTAAACGATACGGATATAAAATTCTACTGCGTAGGATATTCGGTGGTCCGCTATTACATTAACCATTACCCGATCTCTAATCCGGAGGGGCATAAGGCGAAGGTGATCAGCGCGGATATGATTGCGACATTTCTGCCGGACGATGTGGTGGATGGCCTTTATAAAGCGGTGGGAATTGCAGGATTGAATGTGGCGAATATGACATTAGAGCCTATCGCGGCAATCCAGGTGGCGATTCCCGAGATGTATCGGATGCTCAATATCGCTTTGGTGGATGTGGGTGCCGGAACATCGGATATTTCGATTACGAAGGATGGAAGTATTATTGCCTTCGGTATGATTCCCATGGCAGGAGATGCTTTGACCGAGACGATAGCACGTCATTGTCTGGTAGATTTCGGTACTGCCGAGCAGATAAAGCGCAGTGCGGGAGAGCTTGAGATTATTACTTATAAGGATATTATGGGACTTGAGCAGACGATTTCCAAAGCGGAGGTTTTAGAAGTGGTGAATCCCGTCATTAAAGAAATGGCTCTGCAAATATCCGACAAGATCAAGGAATTGAACGGTGGAAAGGCAGTCAGTGCAGTATTCGTCGTAGGCGGGGGCGGAAAGATGGAGGGGTATACGGATACCCTTGCCGAGGATTTGGGCATACAGAAGGAAAGAGTCGCCGTGCGCGGAGAGGAAGTCATGCAGAAGATAGAGTTTCTGGAGGAGAATGTGAAGAAGGATTCCCTTCTGGTAACTCCTATCGGTATCTGTTTAAGCTTTTATGAGCAAAGTAATAACTTCATTTTTGTGGATTTTAACGGAGAGAGAGTAAAGCTTTACGATAATAATATGCTGTCCGTAGCGGATGCCGCTATTCAGGCGGAATTTTCCAATGAAGGCCTTTTTCCGAGGAGGGGGAAGGAGCTGAACTTTACAGTTGGCCAAAAGGCGAGGATCGTCAGGGGACAGTTGGGTGAAGCGGCGGTAATAAGGGTGAACGGGGAGGTGGCGGACATCCATACGCCTGTTCACGGCGGAGATAAGATAGAGGTGATAGCATCGACTGCAGGCGAACCGGCGGCCATGGAGCTGGGAGCGCTGAACGAGTTTGGCGATGTTATATGCGTAACAGTCAACGAAAAAAGGATCGAGCTGCCCAAATTTGCCAGCGTAAACGGTGAGCTCCAGTCAAAGTTCTATGATATCAAGGAAAACGATATTATCGAGCTGCTTAATTATTATACGGTGAGACAGATCGCAGAATTCATGGATGTCATTATCGACAAGAAAATGAATTTGTATGTAAATAATAAACTGGCTAATATGGACACCTTGGTATATGAGAACTTTTCGGTTATATGGACGATGGAGACACTTAAGCTTTCGGATGTGGAGCAGGATATGGAAGAAGACGGAGAGGAAATATATGATAGGGAGAACTCCGATGGAGAAGTGTATGCTGGCGAAGCATATGAAGAGGTGGAAGCCGCAGGGGAAGATCCGGCAGCGGAAAAGGCTTCCCGTCAGGTGCCTCTAAGCCCTGAAGGAGAGCCGGTACAGACGGTGGAAAATACGGTAATCGCTGTAATCGTAAACGGTAAACCCGTAGCGCTGACGGGAAAGAGCGCCTATGTATATGTGGATGTTTTTTCTCACATCGATTTCGATTTATCCAAGCCTCAAGGATCAGCGGTGATTACCATGCTGAACGGGCGGGAAGCCAGGTACATGGAACCGCTTCAGAACGGCGACACGGTGGAGATATATTGGAAAAAGTAG
- the coaE gene encoding dephospho-CoA kinase (Dephospho-CoA kinase (CoaE) performs the final step in coenzyme A biosynthesis.), whose product MKPNKIRIIGITGGVGSGKTEVLSYIKDKYNCTVIFADEVAHKVQEPGQDCYGELIALLGADVLAEDGRIDRTRMAEKIFADGNLLKGVNQIVHPAVKRYILDEIDREKGEGKIDFLFIEAALLIEDGYVNIADELWYVFASEDVRRERLKSSRSYSDAKIDGILGNQLSEEEYKKHCKVWIDNGGSKHNTYEQIDKKLEEYLWQR is encoded by the coding sequence ATGAAGCCAAATAAGATTAGGATTATCGGCATTACCGGAGGAGTGGGTTCCGGGAAGACGGAAGTTTTATCCTATATAAAAGATAAGTATAACTGCACTGTTATTTTTGCAGACGAAGTAGCACATAAGGTGCAGGAGCCGGGGCAGGACTGCTATGGAGAGCTGATAGCGCTTTTGGGAGCGGATGTCTTAGCGGAGGATGGGCGAATCGACAGGACTAGGATGGCGGAGAAAATCTTTGCAGACGGCAATCTTTTAAAAGGGGTAAACCAAATCGTACATCCAGCAGTAAAAAGATATATTTTAGATGAAATAGACAGGGAAAAAGGGGAAGGGAAAATAGACTTCCTATTCATAGAAGCCGCATTGCTGATCGAGGACGGCTATGTGAATATCGCGGACGAGCTATGGTACGTCTTCGCATCGGAGGATGTTCGAAGAGAGCGACTGAAGAGCTCGCGTTCCTACAGCGATGCGAAGATAGATGGAATTCTTGGTAATCAGCTTTCGGAAGAAGAATATAAGAAGCATTGCAAGGTATGGATCGATAACGGTGGCAGTAAGCATAATACCTATGAGCAGATCGATAAGAAATTGGAGGAATACCTGTGGCAGAGATGA